The following proteins are co-located in the Vicinamibacterales bacterium genome:
- a CDS encoding NAD(P)/FAD-dependent oxidoreductase produces the protein MRYDAIVIGGGHNGLTCAAYLARAGKKTLVLERRHVLGGAAVTEEVFPGFKFSVCSYVVSLLRPEIIRELDLPAHGLELLPLDGTFTPMANGDYLWRVNDHSRTRREIARHSRKDADAYDDYGMAMVEMGRFAKPILGMTPPDPMSLDPRGLLNLLSVGRRFRDMRYHDRVNQVQLLTMSAVDFLDQWFETDALKATMSASGIIGTFLGVRSPGTAYVLLHHYMGEIDGAFRSWGLSRGGTGAVSNAIAGAARRLGAEIRTEAPVARILTRGGRATGVALENGDEIQADVVVSSVDPRLTFERFMDARELPDDFVEGVRRYKYRGSSGKVNFALDALPDFTCLPGRGEHLRGAISISPSVEYMERAYDQAKHGEFSSRPYIDIVIPTLSDSSLAPPGKHVMSCFVQYAPYHLKAGDVWDDRRREAFGDAVVDAIAQHAPNIRNVIRHRQVLTPLDIERTFGLSEGNIFQGELSLEQLFFLRPVPGWAQYATPIQRLYMCGSATHPGGGIMGAPGRNAATRVLKDVSR, from the coding sequence ATGCGCTACGACGCCATCGTCATCGGGGGCGGCCACAACGGGCTGACGTGCGCGGCGTATCTGGCGCGGGCCGGGAAGAAGACGCTGGTCCTCGAGCGGCGTCACGTGCTGGGCGGCGCGGCCGTCACCGAGGAGGTCTTCCCGGGATTCAAGTTCTCGGTCTGCAGCTACGTCGTGTCGCTGCTCCGGCCCGAGATCATCCGCGAGCTGGATCTGCCCGCGCACGGGCTGGAGCTCCTGCCGCTCGACGGGACGTTCACGCCGATGGCGAACGGCGACTACCTGTGGCGGGTCAACGACCACTCCCGGACGCGCCGGGAGATCGCCAGGCACAGCCGCAAGGACGCCGACGCGTACGACGACTACGGCATGGCCATGGTGGAGATGGGGCGCTTCGCCAAGCCCATCCTCGGCATGACGCCCCCGGACCCGATGTCGCTGGATCCGCGGGGCCTGCTCAACCTGCTGTCGGTCGGGCGCCGGTTCCGCGACATGCGCTACCACGACCGCGTGAACCAGGTGCAGCTGCTCACGATGAGCGCCGTGGACTTCCTGGATCAGTGGTTCGAGACCGACGCGCTCAAGGCCACCATGAGCGCCTCGGGCATCATCGGGACCTTCCTGGGCGTGCGGTCGCCCGGCACCGCCTACGTGCTCCTGCACCACTACATGGGCGAGATCGACGGGGCCTTCCGCTCGTGGGGGCTGTCGCGCGGCGGCACCGGCGCGGTGTCGAACGCGATTGCCGGGGCGGCGCGGCGGCTCGGCGCCGAGATCCGCACCGAGGCGCCGGTCGCCCGGATCCTCACGCGCGGCGGACGGGCCACGGGCGTGGCGCTCGAGAACGGCGACGAGATCCAGGCCGACGTGGTCGTCAGCAGCGTCGATCCCCGCCTCACGTTCGAGCGCTTCATGGACGCGCGCGAGCTGCCCGACGACTTCGTGGAAGGCGTGCGCCGGTACAAGTACCGCGGATCGTCGGGCAAGGTGAACTTCGCGCTCGACGCCCTGCCCGACTTCACGTGCCTCCCCGGCCGCGGCGAGCACCTGCGGGGCGCCATCTCGATCTCCCCGTCGGTGGAGTACATGGAGCGCGCCTACGACCAGGCGAAGCACGGGGAGTTCTCGAGCCGGCCCTACATCGACATCGTCATCCCGACCTTGAGCGACTCGTCGCTCGCGCCGCCCGGGAAGCACGTGATGTCGTGCTTCGTGCAGTACGCGCCGTATCACCTCAAGGCCGGCGACGTCTGGGACGACCGGCGCCGCGAGGCCTTCGGCGACGCCGTGGTGGACGCCATCGCCCAGCACGCGCCGAACATCCGGAACGTCATCCGGCACCGGCAGGTGCTGACGCCGCTCGACATCGAGCGGACGTTCGGGCTGAGCGAGGGCAACATCTTCCAGGGCGAGCTGTCGCTCGAACAGCTCTTCTTCCTGAGGCCCGTGCCCGGCTGGGCCCAGTACGCCACGCCGATCCAGCGGCTCTACATGTGCGGGTCGGCCACGCACCCCGGCGGCGGGATCATGGGCGCGCCCGGGCGCAACGCCGCGACGCGCGTCCTGAAGGACGTGTCGCGATGA
- a CDS encoding DUF2461 domain-containing protein, giving the protein MTRMPDSAAGFTPRTLTFLRALKRNNRREWFHERRAEYDRHVHAPMVAIIERLAVDLRRAAPDFVANPKISMFRPWRDTRFSANKAPLKTNVAAVFPHRALGRMEGASLYFEVAPEHVWIGGGLYAPDGPTLHAVRSHIAERHRALAKLTAAPGFTKLLGAVQGEQAARMPRGFDAAHPAADLLRHKQFLAVREEPAAFAARPDFYAQLLATFTAMAPFVAFLNEPIVALHAHRTRDPLVADGLSRPGRRRAGD; this is encoded by the coding sequence ATGACACGCATGCCCGATTCGGCCGCTGGTTTCACACCGCGCACGCTCACCTTCCTCCGCGCGCTGAAGCGCAACAACCGGCGGGAGTGGTTCCACGAACGGCGCGCCGAGTACGACCGGCACGTCCACGCGCCGATGGTGGCCATCATCGAGCGGCTGGCGGTGGACTTGAGGCGGGCGGCCCCGGACTTCGTCGCGAACCCGAAGATCTCGATGTTCCGCCCGTGGCGCGACACGCGCTTCAGCGCCAACAAGGCGCCGCTCAAGACCAACGTCGCCGCCGTCTTCCCCCACCGGGCGCTCGGACGGATGGAGGGCGCGAGCCTGTACTTCGAGGTGGCACCCGAGCACGTCTGGATCGGGGGCGGCCTGTATGCACCGGACGGCCCGACGCTCCACGCCGTGCGGAGCCACATCGCCGAGCGGCACCGCGCGCTCGCGAAGCTCACCGCCGCCCCGGGCTTCACGAAGCTGCTCGGCGCGGTCCAGGGCGAGCAGGCGGCCCGGATGCCGCGCGGCTTCGACGCGGCGCACCCGGCCGCCGACCTCCTGCGGCACAAGCAGTTCCTGGCGGTACGCGAGGAGCCGGCGGCCTTCGCCGCGCGTCCGGACTTCTACGCGCAGCTCCTGGCGACCTTCACGGCGATGGCGCCGTTCGTGGCGTTCCTGAACGAGCCGATCGTGGCCCTGCACGCCCACCGGACGCGCGACCCGCTCGTGGCCGACGGCCTGTCGCGGCCGGGCCGGCGCCGCGCCGGCGACTGA
- a CDS encoding amino acid permease, with protein sequence MNTPAAVPALRRALGKWDLTAIGVNQVIGSAIFLIQADVARIVGSWGTLMFLGIGLSSLFVALCFAEVGSRFDSTGGPIGPARVAFGRFVGFEVGWMLWFSRVSSGASVINGMALALGYYWPVLSTGAPRTLVVLTVLGALTWINVRGIRQTSWVVNAFTIGKLLPLVVFVLAGVFFTDPGRMLPSEPVSIGNLGAAALLLIFAYGGYEVTGVPAGEASNPRKDVPFAFIATILIASGVMTLTAAVAAGLLPDLAATRTPIADASALVMGAFGGLLVSVGSVVSMTGNNMGQLLSGSRTVFALAENGDLPPVFAKVHPVYQTPHVAILFTSVVLVLLALTGSFVFMAAVSAVARLVVYLSACGATLRLRAPDMADKVSPAQFTAPLGPVIPMLAIGITLSILAGATVNQLLSGLAALAAGGALFAVATRGARPQA encoded by the coding sequence GTGAACACGCCGGCCGCGGTCCCGGCGCTCCGGCGCGCGCTCGGGAAGTGGGACCTGACGGCCATCGGCGTCAATCAGGTGATCGGCTCGGCGATCTTCCTGATCCAGGCCGACGTGGCGAGGATCGTCGGCAGCTGGGGCACGCTGATGTTCCTGGGCATCGGCCTCTCCTCGCTCTTCGTCGCCCTGTGCTTCGCCGAGGTCGGCAGCCGGTTCGACAGCACGGGCGGCCCCATCGGCCCGGCGCGCGTCGCCTTCGGGCGCTTCGTCGGCTTCGAGGTGGGCTGGATGCTGTGGTTCAGCCGCGTGTCGAGCGGCGCCTCGGTGATCAACGGCATGGCGCTCGCGCTCGGCTACTACTGGCCGGTGCTCTCCACGGGCGCGCCGCGGACGCTCGTGGTCCTGACGGTGCTCGGCGCCCTCACCTGGATCAACGTCCGGGGCATCCGGCAGACGTCGTGGGTCGTGAACGCCTTCACCATCGGCAAGCTCCTGCCGCTGGTGGTGTTCGTCCTGGCCGGCGTGTTCTTCACCGATCCGGGCCGGATGCTGCCGTCCGAGCCGGTGTCGATCGGGAACCTCGGCGCGGCGGCGCTGCTGCTGATCTTCGCGTATGGCGGCTACGAGGTGACGGGCGTGCCGGCGGGTGAGGCGTCGAACCCGCGGAAGGACGTGCCCTTCGCCTTCATCGCGACGATTCTCATCGCGTCCGGCGTGATGACGCTGACGGCCGCGGTGGCCGCGGGCCTCCTGCCGGACCTGGCCGCCACCCGCACCCCGATCGCGGATGCGTCGGCGCTGGTGATGGGCGCCTTCGGGGGCCTGCTGGTGAGCGTCGGCTCGGTGGTGTCGATGACGGGCAACAACATGGGCCAGCTGCTGTCCGGATCGCGCACCGTGTTCGCCCTGGCCGAGAACGGCGATCTGCCGCCCGTCTTCGCGAAGGTCCACCCCGTCTACCAGACGCCGCATGTGGCGATCCTGTTCACGTCGGTGGTCCTGGTGCTGCTCGCGCTGACCGGGTCGTTCGTGTTCATGGCGGCCGTGAGCGCGGTGGCGCGGCTCGTGGTGTACCTCTCGGCCTGCGGGGCCACGCTGCGCCTGCGCGCGCCGGACATGGCCGACAAGGTCTCCCCGGCGCAATTCACGGCGCCGCTCGGCCCGGTGATCCCGATGCTCGCCATCGGCATCACGCTGAGCATCCTGGCCGGCGCCACCGTGAACCAGCTGCTGTCGGGCCTGGCGGCGCTGGCGGCCGGAGGGGCGTTGTTCGCGGTCGCGACGCGGGGAGCGCGGCCGCAGGCCTGA
- a CDS encoding type II toxin-antitoxin system prevent-host-death family antitoxin, with protein MATSINAKTLRGSLPDVVRRAQKGERFTVIYRSRPAFKIVPLDEAEHAMPPLEEDPLYQAEALGSSSDGRTAADHDELLYPK; from the coding sequence ATGGCCACCTCAATCAACGCCAAGACGTTGCGGGGCTCGCTGCCAGACGTGGTCAGGCGCGCGCAGAAGGGCGAACGGTTCACCGTCATCTACCGCAGCCGGCCGGCGTTCAAGATCGTGCCGCTCGACGAGGCCGAGCACGCCATGCCGCCGCTCGAAGAGGATCCGCTGTATCAGGCAGAGGCGCTCGGCTCGTCGAGCGACGGACGAACGGCTGCCGACCACGACGAACTGCTCTATCCGAAATGA
- a CDS encoding aminomethyltransferase family protein, whose protein sequence is MPIGSPFHSRTLPLAGSLSFRDWAGVYAVSAFEAHHEHEYNAIRNGCGLIDISPLFKYHLHGPDALRLVDRVITRDASKLAVGQVYYTPWCDDDGKVIDDGTVARLADDRVRWTAADPNLRWLLEHAAGLNVSVDDVTDEVAALALQGPTSAQLLAAVSDIDVARLKYFRAAAGHIAGVPVEVTRTGYTGDLGFEVWMPAGQAVAVWDALVEAGTAYVLRPAGMLALDVARVEAGLLLTDVDFHSVRKASIDQQMYTPYELGLGRLVQLGKTAPFVGQAALAREHAAGPRRQIVGLEVRWTDVERIYQSVGLPPAVPAAASRVAVPVYKDKRQVGKATSTAWSPVLKKLIALATIDRPHFATGTELQIEITVEATRHTAAATVVPTPFLKLDRRTA, encoded by the coding sequence GTGCCCATCGGCTCGCCCTTCCACTCGCGCACCCTGCCGCTCGCGGGGAGCTTGAGCTTCCGCGACTGGGCGGGCGTGTACGCCGTGAGCGCGTTCGAGGCGCACCACGAGCACGAGTACAACGCCATCCGGAACGGCTGCGGGCTCATCGACATCTCGCCGCTCTTCAAGTACCACCTCCACGGTCCCGACGCGCTGAGGCTCGTGGACCGCGTCATCACGCGCGATGCGTCGAAGCTGGCGGTGGGCCAGGTGTATTACACGCCCTGGTGCGACGACGACGGGAAGGTCATCGACGATGGCACCGTGGCGCGGCTCGCCGACGACCGCGTCCGCTGGACGGCGGCGGATCCGAATCTGCGCTGGCTGCTCGAGCACGCCGCCGGGCTGAACGTCTCGGTGGACGACGTGACCGACGAGGTGGCCGCGCTGGCGCTGCAGGGGCCGACGTCGGCACAGCTCCTGGCGGCGGTGAGCGACATCGACGTGGCCAGGCTGAAGTACTTCCGCGCGGCGGCCGGCCACATCGCGGGCGTGCCGGTGGAGGTGACGCGCACCGGCTACACGGGCGACCTGGGCTTCGAGGTGTGGATGCCCGCCGGCCAGGCCGTGGCCGTGTGGGACGCGCTCGTGGAGGCGGGCACCGCCTACGTCCTGCGGCCGGCCGGCATGCTCGCCCTGGACGTGGCGCGCGTGGAGGCTGGCCTCCTCCTGACCGACGTGGACTTCCACAGCGTCCGCAAGGCCAGCATCGACCAGCAGATGTACACGCCGTACGAGCTCGGGCTCGGCCGGCTGGTGCAGCTGGGGAAGACAGCACCGTTCGTCGGGCAGGCCGCGCTCGCGCGCGAACACGCGGCCGGTCCCCGCCGGCAGATCGTGGGACTCGAGGTGCGGTGGACCGACGTCGAGCGGATCTACCAGTCCGTGGGGCTGCCGCCAGCCGTGCCCGCCGCGGCGTCGCGCGTGGCCGTGCCCGTGTACAAGGACAAGCGGCAGGTCGGCAAGGCGACGTCCACCGCCTGGTCGCCGGTGCTCAAGAAGCTCATCGCGCTGGCGACCATCGACCGCCCTCACTTCGCGACCGGCACCGAGCTCCAGATCGAGATCACGGTGGAAGCCACCCGGCACACGGCGGCCGCCACCGTGGTGCCCACGCCGTTCCTGAAACTCGATCGCCGCACGGCCTGA
- a CDS encoding PIN domain-containing protein, with product MTGLFVDTAGWIACADRADPAHDGCRAARDRAMREGLMLVTTDFVADETLTLMRVRLGLRVAEAWWRQVDGSARVRWERISHERFDRALELFFRYRDKGYSFTDCTSFAVMRELTLTTALTTDKHFKQMGFAVVPGGRVTARR from the coding sequence ATGACCGGCCTGTTCGTGGACACGGCCGGATGGATCGCGTGCGCCGATCGCGCTGATCCCGCTCACGACGGCTGCCGCGCGGCGCGAGACAGGGCCATGCGCGAGGGCCTGATGCTCGTGACGACCGACTTCGTCGCCGACGAGACGTTGACGCTGATGCGGGTACGGCTCGGCCTTCGGGTTGCTGAGGCGTGGTGGCGCCAGGTCGACGGCAGTGCTCGCGTCCGCTGGGAACGCATCTCTCATGAACGTTTCGACCGCGCGCTGGAGCTGTTCTTCCGGTATCGGGACAAGGGCTACTCGTTTACGGACTGCACGAGCTTCGCGGTGATGCGGGAGCTCACGCTGACGACTGCGCTGACGACGGACAAGCACTTCAAGCAGATGGGGTTCGCGGTTGTGCCGGGTGGGCGCGTGACTGCGCGACGGTAG
- a CDS encoding fibronectin type III domain-containing protein, giving the protein MYIRRTVLALGLVLAATACTTEAPQQPARLQQERPVLIAPPAQPGVDGPIGVATIDTPAPAWQGGAAAQVRTTADIMAEAARTPPAVVDWQDRPHARKIRPDRRDLPQNPLSPDLPGGQAPGVAARGAAPSIAQTAASPNVDVATLADTNALPPDTMGDVGPTQYLVGLNGRLRTISKATGVKDNVLDVDTDVFFSGVSGGAFTSDPRVRYDRRTGRWFVIMISVAVPNRFVLAVSSTGSITGGTSWAYHVWVNTRTQGGVGGAAGCLADYPTLGIDEDALYIGVNQFCGSSVNSLTFDSTSAYVVNKPALVGNSLSVSQFDAVLPTGGSPGIYTPQGVDNFDSGTNQGYFIGIDNVSAGTLVVKRVASPTASPSLSADIVVPVATTSFPLDVPHPGSAVPLDGLDDRLLQAVIRNGRLWTTHQVRVSTSGVASGAGTRNGIRWYELQNLSASVSVAQSGTVFDATAANPIHYWMGAIMPNGQQHVALGMSKAGATTRVNTAFTGRLRTDSAGAMDAPTQYSANTSFSYNVQPSASTQRWGDYSYTSVDPNDDMTFWTLQQYVQANDSYAVRLVKLLAPAPAVITAVSPSTVPTGLSNVQVTVTGAATGGRGFFDPGAGFAQRPTASVSGGGVVVTGVVVNSPTSMTLTLNTTGAAAGARTLTITNPDGQSSTLASAITVGGVNQAPVFTGAPGATTIFESGAGGTTGALAFTVTDPEGSPVAVTATSSNLTVIPASRVTVTGTTPSFAVTVTSRGVFGSSTITLSATDGNLTTTSPFVVTVSPSSVPSAPQNLAAVVTRNRVDFNWQAPASASTEPVIAYRLEAGFAPGQTVAVVPLGTALGYTVFNAPSGVFYARVRAQTPAGLGPASNEVAFATGQAAPPLAPQALLATVQGTGLALQWTENPLGPVIAGYQLHAGTGPGLSNIGVAPLPATQRTFAANAPPGTYYVRIVAVNAAGASPTSNEAVLVAQPGTCTIPSTPLGLVASVTSGRLNVAWNAPQSGAIPTGYTIQAGTTSGASNWGTFGLPPSPTAVSGIVPSGPYFIRLFAANACGTSGASSQVSVTVP; this is encoded by the coding sequence ATGTACATCCGCCGTACCGTCCTGGCGCTGGGCCTGGTCCTGGCCGCGACTGCCTGCACGACCGAGGCGCCCCAGCAACCGGCCCGCCTGCAGCAGGAGCGGCCGGTGCTCATCGCGCCGCCGGCGCAGCCCGGCGTCGACGGCCCGATCGGCGTCGCCACCATCGACACCCCGGCGCCCGCGTGGCAGGGCGGCGCCGCGGCGCAGGTGCGGACGACGGCCGACATCATGGCCGAGGCCGCCCGGACGCCGCCGGCCGTGGTCGACTGGCAGGATCGGCCGCACGCCCGGAAGATCCGGCCGGACCGCCGGGATCTGCCCCAGAACCCCCTGTCGCCGGACCTGCCAGGCGGGCAGGCGCCCGGCGTGGCCGCGCGCGGCGCCGCGCCCTCGATCGCGCAGACGGCGGCGTCGCCGAACGTGGACGTGGCCACCCTGGCGGACACGAATGCCCTGCCGCCCGACACGATGGGCGACGTGGGCCCCACGCAGTACCTCGTGGGCCTGAACGGCCGGCTCCGCACCATCAGCAAGGCCACGGGGGTGAAGGACAACGTGCTGGACGTCGACACCGACGTCTTCTTCTCCGGCGTGTCCGGTGGCGCGTTCACGTCGGACCCCCGCGTGCGCTACGACCGCCGCACCGGCCGCTGGTTCGTGATCATGATCTCGGTGGCTGTGCCGAACCGCTTCGTGCTGGCCGTGAGCAGCACGGGGTCGATCACGGGCGGCACGTCCTGGGCCTATCACGTCTGGGTCAACACACGCACGCAAGGTGGCGTGGGCGGGGCCGCGGGCTGCCTGGCCGACTATCCCACGCTGGGCATCGACGAGGACGCGCTCTACATCGGCGTGAACCAGTTCTGCGGGTCGAGCGTGAACTCGCTGACGTTCGACTCCACGTCGGCGTACGTCGTCAACAAGCCGGCGCTCGTCGGGAACTCGCTCTCGGTGTCGCAGTTCGACGCCGTGCTGCCGACGGGCGGCTCGCCCGGCATCTACACGCCGCAGGGCGTGGACAACTTCGACAGCGGCACGAACCAGGGCTACTTCATCGGCATCGACAACGTGTCGGCGGGCACGCTGGTGGTGAAGCGCGTGGCCAGTCCCACGGCGTCGCCGAGCCTGTCGGCCGACATCGTGGTTCCCGTGGCCACGACGAGCTTCCCGCTCGACGTCCCGCATCCCGGCAGCGCGGTGCCGCTCGACGGCCTCGACGATCGGCTGCTGCAGGCCGTCATCCGGAACGGGCGGCTGTGGACGACGCACCAGGTGCGCGTGAGCACGTCGGGGGTGGCCAGCGGCGCCGGCACCCGCAACGGCATCCGCTGGTACGAGCTGCAGAACCTGTCGGCGTCCGTCTCGGTGGCGCAGTCCGGGACGGTGTTCGATGCCACCGCGGCCAATCCCATTCACTACTGGATGGGCGCCATCATGCCCAACGGGCAGCAGCACGTCGCGCTCGGCATGTCGAAGGCCGGGGCCACGACGCGCGTGAACACGGCCTTCACGGGCCGGCTTCGGACCGACTCGGCCGGCGCGATGGACGCGCCCACGCAGTACAGCGCCAATACGTCGTTCTCCTACAACGTGCAGCCATCCGCGAGCACGCAGCGCTGGGGCGATTATTCGTACACCAGCGTGGATCCGAACGACGACATGACCTTCTGGACGCTCCAGCAGTACGTCCAGGCCAACGACTCGTACGCCGTCCGTCTGGTGAAGCTCCTCGCGCCGGCGCCGGCCGTCATCACGGCGGTGTCGCCGAGCACGGTGCCCACGGGCCTCTCGAACGTCCAGGTGACCGTGACGGGCGCGGCCACGGGCGGCCGCGGGTTCTTCGATCCGGGCGCGGGATTCGCCCAGCGGCCGACCGCGTCGGTGAGCGGCGGCGGCGTGGTCGTGACGGGCGTCGTCGTGAACAGCCCCACGTCCATGACGCTCACGCTCAACACGACGGGCGCCGCGGCCGGCGCGCGCACCCTCACCATCACGAATCCGGACGGCCAGAGCTCGACGCTGGCGTCGGCCATCACGGTGGGCGGCGTGAACCAGGCGCCCGTGTTCACGGGAGCGCCTGGGGCGACGACGATCTTCGAGTCCGGCGCGGGCGGCACCACCGGAGCGCTCGCCTTCACGGTCACCGACCCCGAGGGGTCGCCCGTGGCCGTCACGGCCACCTCGTCGAACCTCACCGTGATTCCGGCCAGCCGCGTGACCGTCACCGGCACGACGCCGTCATTCGCCGTCACGGTGACGAGCCGAGGCGTGTTCGGCTCGTCCACGATCACCCTCTCCGCCACCGACGGCAACCTCACCACCACCTCGCCCTTCGTCGTCACGGTGAGCCCGTCGTCGGTGCCGAGCGCGCCCCAGAACCTCGCCGCCGTCGTCACGCGCAACCGCGTGGACTTCAACTGGCAGGCGCCGGCCTCGGCGTCCACCGAGCCGGTCATCGCCTATCGGCTGGAGGCCGGCTTCGCGCCGGGGCAGACGGTGGCCGTCGTGCCGCTCGGCACGGCCCTCGGCTACACGGTGTTCAACGCGCCGAGCGGCGTCTTCTACGCCCGGGTCCGCGCCCAGACGCCCGCGGGTCTCGGCCCGGCGTCGAACGAGGTGGCGTTCGCGACCGGCCAGGCGGCACCGCCGCTTGCCCCGCAGGCGCTCCTGGCCACGGTGCAGGGCACGGGGCTGGCGCTGCAGTGGACGGAGAACCCGCTCGGGCCGGTGATCGCGGGCTACCAGCTGCACGCGGGGACCGGGCCGGGGCTGTCGAACATCGGCGTGGCCCCCCTGCCAGCCACGCAGCGGACCTTCGCCGCGAACGCACCGCCGGGCACGTACTACGTGCGGATCGTGGCCGTGAACGCGGCGGGCGCCAGTCCGACGTCGAACGAGGCGGTGCTCGTGGCGCAGCCCGGCACCTGTACGATTCCGTCGACTCCGCTGGGGCTCGTCGCGTCCGTCACGTCGGGACGGCTGAACGTGGCGTGGAACGCGCCGCAGTCCGGCGCGATTCCCACCGGCTACACGATCCAGGCGGGCACGACGAGCGGCGCCTCGAACTGGGGCACCTTCGGGCTGCCGCCGAGCCCGACCGCCGTTTCCGGCATCGTGCCGTCGGGCCCGTACTTCATCCGGCTCTTCGCGGCCAATGCCTGCGGCACGTCGGGCGCGTCGAGCCAGGTGTCGGTCACGGTGCCTTGA
- a CDS encoding NAD(P)/FAD-dependent oxidoreductase → MSATVVIGGGVNGLVCATLLARGGRKVVLVERRDEVGGAAVTRTIAPGFRVPAAAHDVGPLDGALAQALDLGDAGLEFVPREAWLTALDGRGRATTLWHDVTRASDALRTSSPSDADRWPAFVQTRTKLGRVVASVFPFTPPSIDEPAPRELWRLLQTARQFRALGPADAYRLLRWGPMPVADLVAEHVETPHVAAALAAHGVLGSMLGPWSAGSGLLFLLHAANDAAGDRRLVWPRGGPGALSAALRQLAERAGVTVELGVPVSEVVSDRGAAKAVTLADGRRIDAAAVVSAIDPVSTFALCDPMALPSEFRWRARHYRAAGTLAKVNLALSAMPVVPGADREQLATRIRMAPDVDFMERAFDHAKYGEYSPEPWLEALIPTVADPSLAPAGAHVMSIYAQYAPRTLAAGPWDAARGPFLDTVLGVLDRYVPGIRSLIVEAEVLTPADLEREWGMTGGHIHHGELALDQLFTMRPLLGWSQYRTPIAGLWLCGAGTHPGLGLTGGSGANAAREILRIG, encoded by the coding sequence ATGAGCGCCACGGTCGTCATCGGCGGCGGCGTCAACGGCCTGGTCTGCGCCACCCTGCTCGCGCGCGGGGGCCGCAAGGTGGTGCTCGTCGAACGGCGCGACGAGGTCGGCGGCGCGGCCGTGACGCGCACGATCGCCCCGGGCTTTCGCGTGCCGGCGGCCGCGCACGACGTCGGCCCCTTGGACGGCGCGCTCGCCCAGGCGCTGGACCTCGGCGACGCCGGCCTGGAGTTCGTGCCGCGCGAGGCGTGGCTCACGGCCCTCGACGGCCGCGGCCGCGCCACCACGCTCTGGCACGACGTCACGCGCGCCTCCGACGCGCTGCGGACGTCGAGCCCGTCCGACGCCGATCGCTGGCCGGCCTTCGTGCAGACGCGCACGAAGCTCGGGCGCGTCGTGGCCTCGGTGTTCCCGTTCACGCCGCCGTCCATCGACGAGCCGGCCCCGCGCGAGCTGTGGCGCCTGCTGCAGACGGCCCGGCAGTTCCGGGCGCTCGGCCCCGCCGACGCCTACCGCCTCCTCCGCTGGGGCCCGATGCCCGTCGCGGATCTCGTCGCCGAGCACGTGGAGACACCGCACGTCGCGGCGGCCCTGGCCGCGCACGGCGTGCTGGGCAGCATGCTCGGTCCGTGGTCCGCGGGCAGCGGGCTGCTCTTCCTGCTCCATGCGGCCAACGACGCCGCCGGCGATCGGCGCCTGGTGTGGCCACGCGGCGGTCCGGGCGCGCTGTCGGCGGCGCTCCGGCAGCTGGCCGAACGCGCGGGCGTCACCGTCGAGCTCGGCGTGCCCGTGTCGGAGGTGGTGAGCGATCGCGGCGCGGCCAAGGCGGTGACGCTGGCCGACGGCCGGCGGATCGACGCGGCCGCGGTGGTGTCCGCGATCGATCCCGTGTCCACTTTCGCGCTGTGCGACCCGATGGCGCTCCCGTCCGAGTTCCGCTGGCGCGCCAGGCATTACCGCGCGGCCGGCACGCTCGCCAAGGTCAACCTGGCGCTGTCGGCCATGCCCGTCGTGCCCGGGGCCGATCGCGAGCAGCTCGCGACGCGGATCCGGATGGCCCCGGACGTGGACTTCATGGAGCGCGCCTTCGACCACGCCAAGTACGGCGAGTACTCGCCGGAGCCGTGGCTCGAAGCCTTGATCCCCACCGTGGCCGATCCGTCACTCGCGCCGGCCGGCGCCCACGTGATGTCGATCTACGCGCAGTACGCACCCCGGACGCTCGCGGCCGGGCCGTGGGACGCGGCGCGCGGTCCGTTCCTGGACACGGTGCTGGGCGTGCTGGACCGGTATGTGCCGGGCATCAGGAGCCTCATCGTGGAAGCCGAGGTCCTGACGCCGGCGGACCTCGAGCGGGAGTGGGGGATGACGGGCGGGCACATCCACCACGGCGAGCTGGCGCTCGATCAGCTCTTCACGATGCGCCCCCTGCTCGGCTGGAGCCAGTACCGCACGCCCATCGCCGGCCTGTGGCTGTGCGGGGCGGGCACGCATCCGGGGCTGGGCCTCACGGGCGGGTCGGGCGCGAACGCCGCCCGCGAGATCCTGCGCATCGGCTGA